AAGTATCCTCTTCTAGGACGGGCATTGGCCTCCACTACTAATGTGGGGCCCTTAACAATTGTTGAAGCCCCATTAAGCTACTTTACTTCTTCCAAATTGATGTAATTTTACTGCTTAAAGTTGCTTGACAGGGCCTTCTCAATTTGGGTAATCGGTCCCCTAGACTGTTAGCTATCTCTTCACCCATGCGCTACTCGAAGATACTTTGGTGTACAATGCCTAAGAACAAGGCATGTTGGGCTGGGTTAGGTTTCTACGTTTACTCGTGCTGGCACTCGGATGAGAATTGGTAGTCCTCTTCAGCTTGTACAAAGCTTTCATAGTAGCAGGATTTTTTCAAATAGCTAGGCCTATGCAGCTTTGAACTGCAGTAGACTGCAGACAAGCTCACACAACTAATTTAGGCAGGAACAGATTCCCTCGTATATGAAACTGCTTTGATCCAGCACCCCACAACCGATAGGagagagaaacaaaagaaaaatacagacatcttcctaaaaaaaaaaaagaaagaataggaTAACTGTTTCTTCAAACAGTTAGtaattggtatgtgataaaaagCGATGGTGACAAAGGTAGGACTTAATACTGTATAGGAGGAAAGAATTGGACATTAGAATACAGTAGTTACCTATTGTAGTAGCCAGAAATTGCTCTTACAGATTATTTCAATTTGTTAAATCAGATTTCCTCTGGAAGCCTAGATTTTGGTCTAACagattttaatgtatatttatcATTAAACATTCATGTACAGTATTAATAGTAGCCTTGTAGGAGGCGTTAGGTACAATGAATAATTTTAAGGTTAGCAATTGTACTTGCTTTTGATAAATTTTTAGCTTACAGATTTAGTTAGTTAACTGTTGAGGTGTTAGCCCAAAGGGTTTGTTCTTAAAAAATACGATACCTATATTTCTTAGCCTATTAATGAATTCGGTAAAGAATTTTAGATTTTGTAAGGATAAATGGAAAATACTATGAAGGATCCGTTCAGAAAgcaggtacagtactgtatactgtataatacaaaTTTTTGATGTTATAGATTATAGATTTTGATTTACTGCCTTATTTTCAGGAGAAAAATACAGTAGTCTGCTTCTTTTTGGTTGTCCGAGTAGTAATAAACTTTTTTTCAGCAGGATGGGCGAAACGACGCCAGAGGGTCAACAGCTCCATTTGAGATGGCACTCTCACTCAACCACCTTCACTGGGATGCTCTCGGAGCTTCACCATGGCCGTGCCTACACAGATGTATCGCTTGTATGTGATGGCGGCATTGTCAGAGCTCACAGAGCCATCCTTTCTCTCTGTTCTCCGTACTTAGGTGATTATTCAACTATCTTTAGCATGCTTACTTGTTTGAACTTTGACCCAAAAATGAAATTATGTTGCAAGTTTTATAAGGACCAGAGATTAGTGGTGCCTTTGCATGTGTTGCTGCTGAAGCCTTGAATGAAAATATGTAACCATATACAGTAATGGTTATGGTTTGTTATTGATCAGGTATGGCTTTGTGGTCAGTCCTGACACGCCATATTTCCATCTCCATGCTTATGTCATTTTGTACTGATGATAATGTTCTTCTCCCAGCCGTTGTTTTAGGTGCTTGTCCTGATACAGATGCCCCCATCCTCCTACCCGATGTTCCCGTCCACGATATGGTTTATCTTGTGTCGTTCATATACCGTGGTCAGGTTGATGTGCATCAGCAACATATAGCATCATTTTTGAATACTGCCAAGCATCTTCATGTTCTTGGCTTGGAGGAAGGCGATAGAGTAAGTTTGCATATGCAGTATTGCATATTGTGTTTGTACAATGCATGTGGATGATGCTTGAGTTTTGTTTTCAAACTGTATTAGATTCTTCACTTCCATTTGTATTATATGTTTTGCAGTTTTAAGAAATTATTATTCTGGTTTCTCAAGTTATATTGTTTAATAGGTCTCTTCCTACCTTTGTGGTTTTCAGGGAAGAGTACTTTTTATCTTGGTGCACGCTTGGTCAATCTTATTACAGTACATTATTTGTTTTGCAGTATTTATTAAaaactaagctacaatcatagtgcAACTATTGGGTTTTCCTCTATATGCAATTCAGCACTGAATAGTCTCCACAGCCCTAGCACATAATCTGAAAATTACTATGTGAATGAGAAATGAAttataacaaattaaaatttgATTATAACTATACAATAGGAAGTGCAAGTTGACAgaaaagtgtgcttgagtgtacttcAAGCAAAAGATCTGTAACCGAAGATAGTGAAAGGTGGAAAGAGATCATTGGTGTGATTTCATATCCTTATAAGAGTTGCTCACCCTGACtaaaagtctattctacccttaccaagtgagcAATAGCTACTTAATAGTGCTGTTGTTACAGAAGCTACCTTCTTTAGTACAAGTGGAAGGTGTAGTATagttagtgttgtcagatgtgtggGGAAAAGATTTTGTAAGGAATATGCTGGACTGTTCAGTGTATATGTAGACTATGAAAATACCATATCTTGAGAAGGATTGCATATCAAACCATTTTGGCTGTTTGTATTTCAGTGTGTGGCTGGTACCTTGACCAACTTACTATGCACAATGTCTcttgtttattttcatataaagtttTTACAGTTAACTGAGAATTGTAGATGATATACCTTTGGTTTGGTATCGTACAGTATCACAAAATACTACTAATTTGCCGTCAACAGTATTGCTCCGTCAGCACTGGATACCTCAAATATCTCTGAAAATGTGTGAGCAGAAAGATGTTTATATTTTGCACAAGTACGAGAGGTGTACCTGTAGATATTTATTCTTTATGATTCATGTTTTATTCAGTATCataaatttctaatatttttggATTTCCTCAGCTTGTCGATTCTTCTCCAAGCAAGTCGGACACTTCTACATCTGGAAGTGAGGCTGGTGATGATATCAATCAAGTCATAAATggaaacaacaacaatgatgatgaagAATTAGTtgcagaagaggaggaggacgaagaagaagaaggaatggtAAGAATCTTGAAACAAGTATACGGTATAAATAAAAGtaaagtcttcatcagcttgatttgtgagatattttatattatgttttaGGTGTATGTTATAAAGCATACTGTACATTTATTTGATGGCTCAAGTTTTGTCAAGTTTTCTTAACTACACTTCTATCATTGAAGTAAAGATTTTGCCTGTTGAAGAAGTTCTATTGCCGTAGTTATGCAGAGTGTACCAGTGAGGCTCCTCTTTACAGTATCTTCATACTCACATACAGTGCAGTGAAGTATCTAAAATCAAATCGTTTAGGTCAGTTTTACATCATTTTTTTGTAGAAGTGAATTGATTTATCCAGGCATCGGGGCTAAAATGCCTATAGTGCAATATTGTTGTCAATGATTCATCCTTTACTGAAGATGCCCTGTAGGGGACTTAGTGGCATCAGTGTGCTGTACCTCGCATGCTGCATTGTAGGAATTACTTGATGGTCTTGTCAGGGTTCCTTTGCAGCCTAGCTACACTTGGTTTACGTCATACTTTACCTTCATTTCTGCTTCTTCCCTTCCATCATACTGTCCAACCTCTCAACTTTAATTCTAAAGCATATGCCCAAACACCTggttatatagcccaaattccATAAATTTAATGTATGGGAAAGGAAAAAGTCATATCTTTTTTAGTAGATTATTGTGAAGAAGTATCATTGTATACTGTACAGCCATTTGACTGACTGTTTGATTTTAAAAGATGATATTGctttaacaagttttttttttaccatagaatGACATAATCCTACCTTTTGTTTGAATTGGGGTAGTATTTTTTACCATGTTGGACTTTGGTTAGTGCGTATGGGCTGGCTtgtgagaaaagtaaagaagagTGGAATGGATTCTGGAAGGATGTAATTAGGTATCTAGGACAGAATAGAGGAAATAaggtcattgggaagtatggcataccaggtgaaaatgagtggtgagagactgctagGTAACATGTGTTGAACAACAGCTGGTGATAAGTAATAGTTTTTTAAGAAGAgagatagaaataagtatacatgggtagagtggcaaatggaaaagtggTTGAAAGAGCATTGATTGattgtgttgataacaagaaggatgtttggaatgttgaaagatgtgcacatgtttaggggtatgggtaCTGATATGTCTGGTCCTATTTTGGTTGAAGCAAAAGAGTGGCGAAATAGAATGTAGGTAATGAAGttggaagaattgaaaaaaaacagaGGTTAAAAGTGAATATCTAGAAATCTTGGAAGtgtcatatgacagagtgaaagttaaagaaactggtgatctagaggagtggaagctagtaaaagaaaattttgttgggcatGCAAGTGATGTTTGTGGTATGAGGATTGTTGGTGGTAGTTTGAGGAAGGGTAATGAATGGTGGAAGAGAAAacgagggcatttgaagaatgtctGCAGATTAATTGTATAAAGAAGTATgaatgatatagagagaaaaatgtggaagtaaaacggaAAGTGGCTGAGGAAGAGGGTGACTGATTGGAGGCGGGGTCAGGAATTGGGTaattcgtatgaagagaataagaagtttaggaaagaagtAAAGGAATAAGGGTGGATTGAGGAGTGAAGAGACAgttaaaaatggaaatggaaagttgttgaaAGTAGATGAGGTGATAAAAAGTTGGAGTGAATATTTTGAAATGTTGATGAATGTTGAGTacgatagggaggcagatataattgctcttACAGGTGTTGCCAGTGATGCGAGATGACAAGGACATTGATTgtggtttgaaaagtgtatggtagagtgttaattaatcaaattaagaataaaataaaggatgcaatcttagaagtgcagggtggtattagaagaggtaggggatgtatggattagatttttatagttaggtaggtatgtgagaaatatttagcaaaaggtatggatctggagaaagcttatgatagagttgatagggatgcgaTGTAGAATGTGTTAAAGTTATATGgaattggaaggttgttgcaagcagtgaagagtttatacataggcagtaaagcgtgtatTAGGATAGGGGATGACTtcagtgagtggtttccagtgagatggGACTGAGATAGGGATATTTGATGTTGCCTtggtggttcttttttttttttttttttgttaatggagTTGTATGAGAGGTGAATGCTAAAGTTCtcggtcaaggattgaaactgatagatgagagtggtcatgaatgggaggtgaattagttgttatttgcagatgatgctaatttATGTTGATTGCAGACTCGCAGGAGAAGCTGTGTCATTTAGTGACAAATTTTGGAAAGGTTTGCGAGAGATGGAAGTTGCATGTTAGTGTGGGTAAAGTTACGAGgtgcacaagaagggagggtggtacTGGATTGAATATCATGTTAAATGGAGTTACTtggggaagtagatcagtttaattaCTCGGGTTCTGTTATTGTTGCAAATGTTGCAGTGGAAGCACATGTATGTAAGAGAGTAAATGaatgatgtaaagtgttggggccagtgaagggaTCGGTAAAAAATAGAAGgatagggatgaatgtaaagagagttgtgtatgagaaagtgattgtaccaactgtgatgtatggataagaGTTGTgcgaaatgaaagtgatggagagacagaaattgaatgtgttcaagatgaagtgtctgcggagtatggctggtgtatctagacaAATTgtaagagtgagaatgggtgtgaggtatgaattagcagctagagtggatatgaatgttttgaggtggttgggccatgtagagaatggaaaatggtcatctgctgatgaaggtgatgaatacaagtgTTAATGAGAGAAGTGGAAAAGAAGGCCTaggatttgggtggatggatggagcgaagaaagccctaggtgacaggaggatagatgtgaggtaAAAGAGCTCTCTAGCAATAGAAATGAAaggcgagcaattgtgatgcagttcctataggccctgctgctaccttgggtcgccttggtgaccactgaggtagcggcagtaggggagtcagcatatgaagcttcatttgtggtggaagactgggaaaggtgggctgtggcaccctagcagtaccaaccaaattcGGCTGAGTCCTTTGTCAGTCAAGGAGGAACAAggagaaaaaaaactatttctttttGAGTGTCAGCCAcctcctaaaattgggggaagagccatGGTAAATTAAATAGAATTACTGTACAAATCTTTATATCCTGACAAAATTGAAAAATTatctaattttacatttattttgtagatttgatttttcaatattaataccAATGTTCTTTCAAGTGGTTGTAGTTAATAATCCTATGTAATTCATgagtttattaatatttcttttataattattttaaaatacagTGTAAAGTTAATATTACGAATGTTGTTGCTAATTAAAGTTTTAGGAATAAAGATACAGTGCATGAAGTTCTTATGTACAGTATTGACTTTATTACTTGAACAATACTGTACTGAACTTGAATTTAAGATGAATCTCTGCGATTCCACAGTCTTTCCGCTGATATTTTGGATTATGAGACAGGTTTTGTATATGCTACTTTTTAAATTGTGTTTTACAATATTTTGAGCACTAACTTGTGTAAATAATTCATTGCATCAGAagactattaaaatatttttaattggaTACTGAAATTTCATCTTGCAGACGGAGCACAATGATGGAGTCAATGTCAAGGCGGAATTTACTGTTAAAGAAGAGCCAGTTGAAACTGTGGAGGCCTCTGCTGATGTCACAGCTGATATTACACCAGATGGAAGGATTGATCTCAACTTTTATCTACAGCAAGCAATTCAGAGTGCATCCATGCCTTGTCCACTATGTAAGAAGGTGGGTACATGACAATTGAGTGTTTAACTCTGTTCTGTTTTGTTGGTGTACACTATATCTCTCATAGACCTTCCTAGATTGTGTGGGAATGAAGACTATTTGCAAGATTAGGTTGATGGTCACTTATGAACAGGAAAGGCAAGAAATAAGTAGCAGCATGTCTTTTAACCCTATTGTACTCATAAGAACAGCTTTCAAACACTTCATTTAAGATACATGTTTAGCTCACCCAAGATAGCAAATTCAAGTATTTGTGTGTGAaatctatttgtttttatattcaatGTTGAAGTAGAGTGTATATAATCATTATTAGGGTAAGTAAGATATTTGTGTACTGGCAATGTGGTATATGAGTAATGAACCCTTGAAACATGATTATATTGCTTGTGTAAAGTTGAGGATGATATGCAGCATACTGTATTTTCACATATAATTGGTCATCAGGTAATACAGTATTACCTCATTGCTGAGATAATCAGTTGAACTCTTTTTGGATATTTGTTCAAGATAAGGCAATCTCATAAGTGATACTTGACTAGAAGCTGGAGAATGATTCATTATCATTCCCAGGTGAGCACCACTGCTGTCCTAAGCCGTGTTTTGCTAAAAACTGTGGTTGTTATAACAAATTTCTGACAGTATTAGTTTACTGATATGTGAAGATGTGTTCCTGTGTATATGCAAACCTTTTACCCTTCAGCTAGGattgaatcattaacaaggtagttaGTTAACAGTAGCTGGGGTATGGAGAAAGCCCCACTCTCACCCCGTCACATAATAGCCTCTTTTGTCGCATCGGGTACAGACGTATCATGGCACTATTTTGACTGTTGGATCTTGTCTTTCATCCATTTGTGATaagtggtgtgtttttttttttttttttttgtgagcatgCTCGCTTGTAAGTGGATCTGTGCCAGAAGATAAGCAAATGTGGTGTACAGAAATGAATTGTGTTCTTATGAGTATACAACCTGCAAAACCCCATGTGTTGTGTACCTTTGTGAAGGGGTGATTTTAAGCAGCCCCCCTTTTTCATTGTTGTCGTTCTTCCGATGAGAAAGTTGATGAACTTAAGCTTACCTCATCTTGCTTCATAGTAATTTTTGAACAATGGTTAATATGTTCAAGTCACTTCTAATAACCATGAAAACTGTAAATTTACATCTCTTGGTAATTTAACTAATATAAGAAGGCACCTAATAAATGGAAAATTGCCTCTGGAGGGAGTTACCCATTTTGAACCGAGTGTCACTTGTACTGTACTTGCATACCAAATCTGTTAGTGAGTATTCCCAGTGCTCCCCTTGTAACCAAACCCCCAGTTTAGTGGGTTGTGTAGTGGCAGAGTACAGTAAGCTTATTTAGCTTTCTCTTCAGAGGGAGCTCAGTTATTATTGATCAACTAGACCAATACCAATCTTGTCTCCTTCCTTTATTCACTTCACGGAACATTTTTTCCTTGAGAAGATGACGAAGGAGATAGTTGCTTGGGAAGGCCTACTGCTGAAAGTTTCTTTTAACCTACAATTACTCTAATTTTTTTGGAGGGAGCGGTGGTACTCCCCTGCTAACTGGTACCTTCAAGGTCAGTCAAGTGACCATGAGAGGCAGTGCAACAGTTACTACTGTTGGACCTGGAATAGGTGTGTGGTCGTATTCAGACAGAAAATCAGTACCCTAGTCAGAG
Above is a window of Palaemon carinicauda isolate YSFRI2023 chromosome 6, ASM3689809v2, whole genome shotgun sequence DNA encoding:
- the LOC137642559 gene encoding zinc finger and BTB domain-containing protein 14-like, whose amino-acid sequence is MGETTPEGQQLHLRWHSHSTTFTGMLSELHHGRAYTDVSLVCDGGIVRAHRAILSLCSPYLAVVLGACPDTDAPILLPDVPVHDMVYLVSFIYRGQVDVHQQHIASFLNTAKHLHVLGLEEGDRLVDSSPSKSDTSTSGSEAGDDINQVINGNNNNDDEELVAEEEEDEEEEGMTEHNDGVNVKAEFTVKEEPVETVEASADVTADITPDGRIDLNFYLQQAIQSASMPCPLCKKEFKSQSGLRDHIRLHTGERPFECEFCQMNFARASHLKRHRRMHTGEKPFMCRICGKDFSRGDKLKDHLRRHEAEDKLSKIRKQIYQPDEGNAEQPETDVGSQVGSVNNVQVLANKTNSTPPDSATMPPAKRARGRPPKNSQVNTHFQPAVSQVPSALVSQSESYMPHMLGVTSIGECILRPIN